Within Vicia villosa cultivar HV-30 ecotype Madison, WI linkage group LG1, Vvil1.0, whole genome shotgun sequence, the genomic segment TGCCTTCAACCTGCTTATTCCAAAGAAGGAAGTTCTTTTCTTGAAGTTTGATGGAGAGTTTTGGTCCAAACATTGTGTGATTGGAAGCATTGGCGAACGGTGATAACTCTGTTATTGTATGTGGTGATCGCGAATCGGAGTTTTAAGGGGATGCAACCATGGTTGACGTATCTTAGAAGCTTGCAACAGACACTTGTAACAGAAAAAAATCGCTCGATGAAGCTTTGGAGAGATTACACAAAGAATGAGGTTAGCATCGGAAGGTAGGTTGGATCGGTGGCGATTGATACCATAATAGAGCATGAAAAGCTTTGCTTTCTCATTTCACAAAGAAGATGAATATTCAAGATTTCTGTTACAATTCAGTTACACTGCATAAACTAAAATGATCGAGCTTGTCCACTTATATACTATCCTATTCTATAGTATGAATAATAAGCAATAGAAGATTACAAGCAAAAGCCCAATGACCTAGATAGGCCGGTCCAATACAATGTGTAAACACTAATAGTAGTGAACTATAGGAGGAAATCAATGCAATACACATCTAGAGGTACAATGTTAACTTTCAAATTGATAACTTCAAATACAATGCCAACTTTCACATGGACAATATGCACATCAACGAGAAATTAATGAAGTGTCCATATCTAAAACAATTCTAACCAATTTTTAAACATAACTTCTtcataaaacaaataatttagtTTATAGGATCTCAAACTATATTATGGGATTTGCAACTTGTAATTTGCATCATATATCTGTCCGGATTCAACCATATGAAATAAATCAACATAGACTAAAAGTGTGTTTGGATTGACGGTAAACATAATTGATTCTAATAGAATTaaatttggtagaattgattttaatagaGTTGAGTATAGTAGAATAGATTTATGTTTGATTACATTTATATAAgaatgagttgaacaataaattttagtgtaaaaatcacccataatcaattctggagttagaagctacaaattttAGCTTCAAATAGAATCAATTCTTCTTTTGATAAAACAAATATCTCAAAATTatctagaatcaattctacacttCTAATATTGATTCTAGGTCTTTCGaaaatcaatccaaacatacttGAAATGAACAAGAACACTATAAAATACAATGATGAAAGTTTAAGAGTCCTAATATCTTTGCATTCATACAAATATGATGTATATGATAGTTCATCAACAGTTTGATTTTCATTTGAAACACAGATTTTGTTTTTAAAGACTTTTAGTATAAGAAAAGGgagaaatattaaaagaaaatttctttacccacctcctaaccttcttacccACCTCTGACAaaattaccaaaataccccttatttcggaaatacatttccgaaaacgtacttttattgaaaaaaaaaggtgttttcggaaatgcacttccgaaaacacgaaaaaaaggtgttttcggagatgcatttccgaaaacacccccttttttgagttttcggagatgcatttccgaaaacacccccttttttgagttttcggagatgcatttccgaaaacaccccttttgggagagggaggtgttttcggagatgcatatccgaaatattccaagaccaaattggtcttggaatgtttcggatatacacttccgaaataattcaataattattcaaaaattaaaataaattaataggtataaaatgaaagtgaatcaataaaatgaaggtaaatcaataaaattaaggtgaatcaaaattttctaaacaatttgaaacttaaaaataattttattaacttatataaatcaagattcttacttaaattttttttaatattaataaataataaacgttatattgaaataaaaaaaattatgaccttcaatcaaattttgttatttttatttaaataaatttatattatatatactttatatacactataaaaattgttatatttttaaatagtgcattaaaatataaaaactatataaacagtaaatataaaaacaaacaaggattaatgattaattcaaaaatattatataaagtgaataatgaaattgataatattttgtaattatttttaaacattttaaaaaatattatatatattttttacgtTTACATATTTGTGtgcttattattcattatttatgcacattttgagcattattttttattctatttaaaattaaaacaattttattatttactttaattaattgaatatgatttttttaaagaaaataaaaacgtgagttttgttttaaaataagaatatgttatttttttataaagattaacaattattataaatatataaataaaaaattataacttattttgtaagtgaaattattttaatttttttacttaaaattattttaaattttaaaatttgaattaggatagaaatatataataactattattcataactcataaattatatcaaaatatataattattattatttattactcataaattatatcaaatttatgatatgtaaattaattaatatcctaaaattaatttttgagattttttaagatttttttttgttgtttcggagatgcatctccgaattagtcaaaatccaaatttttgggattttttcggaaatgcacttccgaagtctggaaaaattttgaaaaaaaaaaacttttgaaaatgcattttcgaagcggggtaaaatgggtttttcgctggggtgaccccattgggaggtgggtaaagaaatatAGTTTAGATTTTAGAATTTAAGAGTctaaaaacaaattttagatTCTAAAATCTGAAAAACATTTCTATTAAAACGAGAAGTTTCACTAGTGACAAAAAAAAAAACGTAATTatatttctaattcttttgttaagAGAGATTTTAGTAATTTGAATTTCAACAAAAAGATAAATAAAAGTTGTGAACTTTTGTCGATTAAAATTGGATATAAAACTATAGTACTTTAAATTTTAGTAGTATTAATGTTGAAATAATTGCATCAAATTTTTGTCCAACTAATTTCCTATGAAAGAGGCTAAAGAGCTATAAGGATCCATGTTTTTGGGACATGATagaaaatgaagatgatgataagAGAAAGTTGTGTCTCTAGAAGTACACCACGTGTATGTGCCACTCTTCCTCACACAAAATATCCATGCATTATTACAAGAAGACCCTTATCTCTATCCCTCATCTCCACCACTTtctctgctttaatcttctcaCTTCCTCCTCCCCCTTCATCTTCCTCTCCCTTACCCTTACCTTCTTCAAAACATCCAATAGCTGATTTCTCTGAACTCCCGGATTCCGGCGGTGTTAAGGCTTTGGAACTCCTTGTTGGTTCTGGTGAAGTTCCCTCAGATGGAGACCAGGTATGTATGATTCTCTCCTTCAAATTAGCTCAACCACTtagttgatatgaatttgtataaaCATTTTGTTTTATAATATAAACCATCTTGAAGGTTGAGATTCATTACTATGGAAGACTAGCAGCAAAACAAGGATGGCGTTTTGATTCAACGTATGAGCATAAAGATGAGAATGGTGATCCTAGTCCTTTTGTCTTTGTCCTTGGTTCTGGTAAGGTAAGCTTGATTTTGGATCATTTGTCTTTGTCCTATGCTTTTATCATGTAACAGAAGAACTTACTAGTATCATGTCACATAAGAAAACTTACTATTACTAGTTTACTATTCGGTGCGATTATATCAGCACTAATCTACCAGATTTCATCAAAACTCTTAGAAAGTTAGGATGAGTGAAGTCCTTGTGTTGCAGTATGTGAGAATGAAATGGTTTGTATGTTCAGGTAATTGGTGGGATTGATGTGGCAGTGAGATCAATGAAAGTAGGTGGAATTCGTAGAGTCATCATACCTCCATCACTTGGGTACCAAAACACATCACAGGAACCTATTCCACCTAATGTAAGAATTATGTAGACAGTATTAGGTTTGTTGAATAATCAGTTATTATTACATTActaatttttgttgattttcaaCATAAAGTTCTTTGACAGGCAGAGGCTGTTTACTACAATTTTTAATCCAACTCGACTTGCAAATGGTGAAGGGTCTACTCTAGGGACACTTATATTTGATATTGAACTGGTTAGTACCAGGCATATGTGAATTCAACGTGTATGATCCACCAATCTAGAAAGAAACAAATGTATATTTTTATGAGGTGGTGTTACATTAGTAACACTGTACATGTATGGATTAGGATTGTACATGGATcat encodes:
- the LOC131620603 gene encoding peptidyl-prolyl cis-trans isomerase FKBP17-1, chloroplastic-like — encoded protein: MKMMIRESCVSRSTPRVCATLPHTKYPCIITRRPLSLSLISTTFSALIFSLPPPPSSSSPLPLPSSKHPIADFSELPDSGGVKALELLVGSGEVPSDGDQVEIHYYGRLAAKQGWRFDSTYEHKDENGDPSPFVFVLGSGKVIGGIDVAVRSMKVGGIRRVIIPPSLGYQNTSQEPIPPNFFDRQRLFTTIFNPTRLANGEGSTLGTLIFDIELVSTRHM